DNA sequence from the Halorussus limi genome:
TTGCTCCTCGACCGGAAGCGTCGGTACCCGCCGGTCGCCGTGCTGGCGCTCGCAACCGCGCTCCTGCCGGACCTCGACGGGAAGATTCCCTTCTCGCACCACCACGGCGGGCCGCACACGGTGTTGTTCGTCCTCTCGGTGAGCCTCGCCGTCGGACTCTCGCTCGCGTTCGTCTCGGCCAACCTCACGTGGTTGGCGCGTCGCGTCGATGGACTGCCCAGTTTCCGGCCGCGCGCGGCGTTCGCGCTCGGGGCGGGCGGTGCGCTCGCTGGCCTCGGTAGCCACCTCTTCGCGGACGTGCTGATGATACCCATCGCGGACAACCCGGTGGAACCGTTCTGGCCGGTGTCCGAACGGACGGTCGCGCTCGGACTGATGCACCCCGGCGACCCGGCGTGGAACTGGGGACTGTTGGCCGCGGGCGTCGCCGTGCAGGCGCTCGCGCTGACGTTCGTTTTCGTCCGCACCCGCGGGTACTGGACTCCCGTTCGGACGGGGCGCTCCGGCGATTCGAACCAGTCGCGATAGGTCCGTCCGACGCCAGCGAACTCCGCACCGCTCTCGGCGCGGAACCGGAGGAACTCTCCACGACATGAGAGTTTATCGGGCTCCGGCACGAAGCCGACTGTATGCAGAGAGTCGAAGTCACGGAGTTCGGCGACAGCGACGCACTGGCGGTCACGGACGCGGAGAAACCGGAACCCGGCGAGGGCGAGGTCCGCATCGCCGTCGAGGCCGCGGGCATCAACTTCGCGGACATCATGCAGCGTCGCGGCCACTACGTCGGCGGCCCGGAACCGACGTACGTGCCCGGGATGGAGGCCGCGGGTACGGTCGACGCCGTCGGCGAGGGCGTCTCCGCGAGCGAAGCGAGCGGAGGTTCGTCGGACGCGTCCGACGGCGTCGGGTACGAAGAGGGCGACCGTGTGGTCGCCATGACCGGACGGGGCGGCTACGCCGAGTACGTGCTCGCGGACGCCGACTCGCTGTTCGAGGTGCCCGAGGCGATGTCGTTCGACGAGGCCGCGGGGTTCCCGGTCCAGTTCATGACCGCCCACGCGGTCCTCCACGAGTGGGGCGAACTGGAGGAAGGCGAACGAGTGCTGGTCCACGCGGCGGCGGGCGGGGTCGGAACCGCGGCGGTCCAGTTGGCAAGCGCGGCGGGCGCGGAGGTGTTCGGCACCGCCAGCACCGACGAGAAACTCGAACTCGCCGAGCGACTCGGCTGTGACCACCCCATCAACTACGAGGAAGAGGACTTCCGTGAGGTCGTGGACGAGGTGACCGACGGCGAGGGCGTGGACCTCGTGTTGGACGGCGTGGGCGGCGAGACGTTCGCCCGGAGCCTCGACGCACTCTCGCACTTCGGGCGGGTCGTGGCCTACGGCGCGGCCAGCGGCGAACCCGGCGAGGTCGACACGACGCGACTCCTCTTCGAGAACAAGTCGGTCGTCGGGTTCCACCTCGGGAACGCGACCCAGCGCGACCCGCAGCGAATTCTCCTGTCGGTGCCGGAACTCCAGCAGATGCTCGCGGCGGGCGAGTTGGAGGTCGTGGTCGGCGAACGGTTCCCGCTCGAAGACGCCGCCGCGGCCCACGAAGCCATCGAGAACCGCGAGACGACCGGCAAAGTCGTTCTGAACCCCTGAACCGGACCCTCGTCTCACCCCCGACTCCGCACTCCGTTCGCTATTACTCCTCGACCCGCCGGAACGCACCCCCAGACGCGCCCCGGACGCGCCGACGACTGGTCTCGGCGACTCCGTCGGTCGCTCGCCGCGTCGCGGTCAGTAGACTCGGACGGTTCCGCCGCTCTCGACGCACACCTCGTGGCCGCCGTACTCGAAGGCGACGCGGCCCTCGCGCTGGTGGGACACGTCGCTCCGGACCGGTCTGAATAGCGCGTCGAGCGCGTCGGGGTCGATGGTGTCGTAGAGCGGTCGTAATTCGCGCTCGTCCGCGTCGGACGCCGAACTCACGGCGGTTACGATGGCTTCCGCGACTGACTCGCCGTCGCCGACTTCGGAAGTCACGACGGGGTCCTGTGCTGTCTCGCTGTGAAGTGAAGTAGACTCGTCGCCGTTCATCGTTCGCTAAAACCGACAGCAACACTTGTGAACCCGGCCCCTAAGTCCCGGCGTGTGAATACTACCATTCTTTTAAGTCAGCCCTGCCGATAGCGAGTCCTCGGACGCGGGTCGCCCGGGGCCGCCCGGTCACTCGTCGTGGACGAGCGTGTTCGCCAAGAGATTCCGGTTCCCCCGGCGCAAGCGCGCGGAGAGCGCGTTCCGGGAGATACCGAGGTCGTCGGCCAGTTCGGCCAGTTTCGCGCCCCGCGGCACGTCGAAGTAGCCCGCGTCGTAGGCGGCGGTCAGCGCCTCGCGTTGCTCCTCGGTCACGCCGTAGGTGCCGCTCTCCTCGGGGTTCTCTGGTTGGTACACTCGGTCGAGTTGAAACGAGAACTCCCGCTCCAGACAGTAGTCGTGGAACGCCGAGAGAGCGTCCCGATTCGGGAACAGGACTTTGAGTTCCCACCGCTCGCCGCCATCGCTCACGGCCTCCAGAATCGTCGCCTTCGCGTCCGAGATGCCCGCCATGAGGTTCTCCACGTTGGCCTGCCACGTCACGCGATAGAACCGCTCGTCGTCCCCCTGCTCCTCCAGCGTCAGGATGTCCTGAATCGTGCTGTCCTCGCGGAGCGCGGCCTCGAACC
Encoded proteins:
- a CDS encoding metal-dependent hydrolase, yielding MFPLGHVGMALLFVAPVVLLLDRKRRYPPVAVLALATALLPDLDGKIPFSHHHGGPHTVLFVLSVSLAVGLSLAFVSANLTWLARRVDGLPSFRPRAAFALGAGGALAGLGSHLFADVLMIPIADNPVEPFWPVSERTVALGLMHPGDPAWNWGLLAAGVAVQALALTFVFVRTRGYWTPVRTGRSGDSNQSR
- a CDS encoding quinone oxidoreductase family protein, whose protein sequence is MQRVEVTEFGDSDALAVTDAEKPEPGEGEVRIAVEAAGINFADIMQRRGHYVGGPEPTYVPGMEAAGTVDAVGEGVSASEASGGSSDASDGVGYEEGDRVVAMTGRGGYAEYVLADADSLFEVPEAMSFDEAAGFPVQFMTAHAVLHEWGELEEGERVLVHAAAGGVGTAAVQLASAAGAEVFGTASTDEKLELAERLGCDHPINYEEEDFREVVDEVTDGEGVDLVLDGVGGETFARSLDALSHFGRVVAYGAASGEPGEVDTTRLLFENKSVVGFHLGNATQRDPQRILLSVPELQQMLAAGELEVVVGERFPLEDAAAAHEAIENRETTGKVVLNP
- a CDS encoding HalOD1 output domain-containing protein, translated to MNGDESTSLHSETAQDPVVTSEVGDGESVAEAIVTAVSSASDADERELRPLYDTIDPDALDALFRPVRSDVSHQREGRVAFEYGGHEVCVESGGTVRVY
- a CDS encoding helix-turn-helix domain-containing protein, translating into MSVMAEMTVPASEFVLADTLTRAPDMRIEIKRVVAGTEHVTPYFWAANGDFEGFEAALREDSTIQDILTLEEQGDDERFYRVTWQANVENLMAGISDAKATILEAVSDGGERWELKVLFPNRDALSAFHDYCLEREFSFQLDRVYQPENPEESGTYGVTEEQREALTAAYDAGYFDVPRGAKLAELADDLGISRNALSARLRRGNRNLLANTLVHDE